One Castanea sativa cultivar Marrone di Chiusa Pesio chromosome 4, ASM4071231v1 DNA window includes the following coding sequences:
- the LOC142631747 gene encoding L-Ala-D/L-amino acid epimerase, giving the protein MFSTGLFLFSPLYTPILCSPIHVTQNPQKFQPISKLSPPNSCNTMAATTSTTSFGFRNLTATFTVDVQRAENRALNVPLIAPFTIASSRLERVENVAIRIELSNGCVGWGETPILPGVTAEDQSIAMAKAAEACQLLKKSPVMTLCSLLEEIGRSLPGHEFASVRAGVEMALIDAVANSIGVPLWRLFGGVSNTITTDITIPIVSPAEAAELASKYGNQGFKTLKLKVGKNLKADIKVLQAIRKAHPECLFILDANEGYKPKEAIEVLEKLHEMGVTPVLFEQPVHRDDWEGLGHVTHIAKDKYGVSVAADESCRSLDDVKKIVQGNLADVINIKLAKVGVMGALEIIEVARTSGLSLMIGGMVETRLAMGFAGHLAAGFGCFKFIDLDTPLLLSEDPVFEGYKVLGAVYKFTNARGHGGFLHWDNIA; this is encoded by the exons ATGTTCTCAACTGGGTTGTTTCTATTTTCGCCACTTTACACTCCCATCCTCTGTTCTCCTATACATGTtacccaaaacccacaaaaattcCAGCCTATTTCCAAGCTTTCACCGCCCAATTCCTGCAACACGATGGCTGCAACGACTTCTACAACCAGCTTTGGATTCAGGAACTTGACAGCGACTTTCACTGTGGATGTGCAGAGAGCAGAGAATAGAGCTTTGAATGTCCCTTTGATTGCACCGTTTACTATTGCTTCGTCGAGGCTGGAAAGAGTGGAGAACGTGGCCATTAGGATTGAGCTGAGTAATGGGTGTGTGGGTTGGGGTGAAACTCCAATCTTGCCGGGTGTGACTGCGGAGGATCAGAGCATAGCTATGGCAAAGGCGGCTGAAGCTTGTCAGTTGCTGAAGAAAAGTCCGGTGATGACTTTGTGCTCGCTGTTGGAGGAGATTGGTAGGAGTCTTCCTGGACATGAGTTTGCTTCT GTTAGGGCAGGAGTCGAAATGGCATTGATTGATGCAGTTGCTAATAGCATCGGTGTGCCCTTGTGGAGACTCTTTGGTGGAGTTTCAAATACCATTACGACTGATATAACA ATTCCAATCGTTTCCCCAGCTGAAGCTGCAGAACTAGCTTCCAAGTATGGCAATCAAGGATTCAAGACTTTGAAGCTTAAGGTAGGAAAGAATCTGAAAGCTGATATAAAAGTTCTTCAGGCCATACGCAAGGCACACCCCGAGTGCCTGTTTATCTTGGATGCTAATGAAGGTTACAAACCAAAGGAAGcaattgaagttcttgaaaaattacacg AAATGGGGGTCACTCCTGTCCTTTTTGAACAACCAGTTCATAGAGATGATTGGGAGGGTCTTGGTCATGTTACACATATTGCAAAAGACAAATATGGGGTATCTGTTGCTGCTGACGAAAGCTGTCGGAGCTTAGATGACGTTAAGAAAATAGTCCAAGGAAATCTTGCAGATGTGATTAACATTAAACTAGCTAAAGTTGGAGTTATGGGAGCCCTTGAGATTATTGAGGTGGCAAGGACATCTGGTTTAAGTCTGATGATTGGTGGTATGGTTGAGACTAGATTGGCCATGGGCTTTGCTGGCCATCTTGCTGCCGGCTTTGGGTGTTTCAA GTTCATTGACCTAGATACACCCCTTTTGCTATCAGAAGATCCAGTTTTTGAGGGTTACAAAG TCTTGGGCGCGGTTTACAAGTTCACAAATGCTAGAGGCCATGGTGGTTTCCTTCACTGGGACAACATTGCTTG